The proteins below are encoded in one region of Vibrio sp. ED004:
- a CDS encoding lytic polysaccharide monooxygenase encodes MAMLSSVPSVANAHGWSEFPSARQNTCYEQGGIWSGTPPNAACAQAKDISGSYPFVQRNEYAKNIQDFNNFNAVKAAIPDGTLCYANDSQKRGMGAPHTGWTRTELSTGTFEYVFNATAPHNPSFWEFYLTKPNADLSKGLAWGDLDLIQEVGNVPVSGGKYRINVTIPSDRSGDAILYVRWQRDDAAGEGFYNCSDITIAGGTTPPPDPTPQPDLVRGDLFVSDQFGTPEVGDTVKYDVINKYGEVARSFDIVIDASNVNDWARLLASEINGWHEEFKDGAIFIGDWHAEMQHYMYFQNDPSRNFFNSKDSRASGQLTLIDGGDGGVEPLKGDIYELVKSDNVVNAGDKVVIATSEAANLTQTQGSAVSIQNNGTASIVVDTTAITANETLSFIASSIESESVETFTFEVIADDGGVTPDPDPTPDPDPTPDPDPTPDPGTWDSSATYLGGEVVTYSNQSWKAQWWVQGGTNPKATYENDQWGVWRPVN; translated from the coding sequence ATGGCTATGCTATCGAGTGTGCCTTCAGTGGCAAATGCTCATGGTTGGTCTGAATTTCCAAGCGCACGTCAGAACACGTGTTACGAGCAAGGCGGGATTTGGTCGGGTACACCACCGAATGCAGCATGTGCTCAGGCGAAAGATATTTCTGGCTCTTACCCGTTCGTTCAACGTAACGAGTACGCGAAAAATATCCAAGATTTCAACAATTTCAATGCTGTAAAAGCGGCGATTCCTGACGGCACGCTATGTTATGCCAACGATTCGCAAAAGCGCGGCATGGGTGCGCCTCATACTGGTTGGACTCGTACCGAGCTAAGCACTGGTACATTTGAATATGTATTCAACGCGACTGCGCCACACAACCCTTCATTTTGGGAGTTTTACCTAACGAAGCCGAACGCAGACCTAAGTAAAGGCCTAGCGTGGGGTGACTTAGATCTTATCCAAGAAGTGGGTAATGTCCCTGTAAGCGGTGGCAAATACCGTATCAATGTGACTATTCCTTCAGACCGTTCTGGCGATGCAATCCTATATGTGCGTTGGCAACGTGACGATGCCGCGGGTGAAGGCTTCTACAACTGTTCAGACATCACTATCGCGGGCGGTACAACCCCTCCGCCAGATCCTACACCACAACCTGATCTAGTACGTGGCGACTTGTTCGTATCTGACCAGTTTGGAACGCCAGAAGTTGGCGACACAGTTAAGTACGACGTCATCAACAAGTATGGTGAAGTAGCGCGCAGCTTCGACATCGTCATCGACGCTTCAAACGTTAACGATTGGGCTCGTTTGTTGGCTTCAGAAATCAACGGTTGGCATGAAGAGTTTAAAGATGGTGCTATCTTCATTGGTGACTGGCATGCTGAAATGCAGCACTACATGTACTTCCAAAACGATCCGTCACGAAACTTCTTCAACTCAAAGGATAGCCGTGCTTCTGGTCAGTTAACGCTGATTGATGGTGGCGACGGTGGTGTTGAACCACTAAAAGGCGATATCTACGAATTAGTGAAGAGTGACAACGTAGTGAATGCTGGCGATAAGGTTGTGATTGCAACGAGCGAAGCAGCAAACCTAACTCAGACTCAAGGTTCTGCAGTTAGCATTCAAAATAACGGCACGGCTTCTATCGTAGTTGATACCACTGCGATTACAGCGAACGAAACTTTGTCATTCATTGCTAGCTCTATTGAAAGCGAAAGTGTTGAAACCTTCACGTTCGAAGTGATTGCTGATGACGGTGGCGTAACACCAGACCCAGATCCAACGCCGGATCCTGATCCGACTCCTGACCCAGACCCTACGCCAGATCCAGGCACTTGGGATTCATCAGCGACTTACCTTGGTGGTGAAGTCGTGACTTACTCGAACCAGTCATGGAAAGCACAATGGTGGGTTCAAGGTGGTACAAACCCTAAAGCGACCTACGAAAACGACCAATGGGGCGTGTGGCGTCCAGTTAACTAG
- a CDS encoding LysR substrate-binding domain-containing protein: MLESKPLRHFLAVAQFGNFTQAAKALHIAQPALSISIKKLEQTLELILFRRGDKSVTLTEEGKVLFEHAKRISQQFDDAQLAMNELKGLEKGEVRLGAPSMMGSYFFPQVVMAFKSQYPNLKLTLIDAGTESIREMLLNGELDIGVINHENVPDAFETDHLLSSEMLAVVGKEHPLAQQPSMTFEEFFAQELIMFKSGYFHRDFIDATCKKYNLDMTIAFETNLLPMILSIVKREFAITALLSLVTEYEEDVVGVPFKDPVKLNLSLAWRKEGYLSKADRTFIDFVKRYV; encoded by the coding sequence ATGCTTGAATCAAAACCACTTCGTCATTTCTTAGCTGTTGCGCAGTTTGGTAACTTCACTCAAGCCGCCAAAGCGCTGCATATCGCGCAGCCTGCATTGAGTATCTCCATTAAAAAACTCGAACAGACGCTTGAGCTGATTCTCTTCCGTCGTGGAGATAAATCCGTCACTCTAACGGAAGAGGGAAAGGTACTGTTTGAACATGCGAAGCGAATATCCCAGCAGTTTGATGATGCTCAACTCGCAATGAATGAGCTAAAGGGACTGGAAAAAGGCGAGGTGCGATTGGGCGCTCCAAGCATGATGGGGAGTTACTTTTTCCCGCAAGTTGTGATGGCATTTAAAAGCCAATACCCAAACCTCAAGTTGACCTTGATTGATGCGGGCACTGAATCGATTAGGGAGATGCTATTAAACGGCGAACTCGATATTGGCGTAATCAACCATGAGAATGTCCCTGATGCTTTCGAAACCGACCACTTGTTGAGTTCTGAGATGCTCGCCGTTGTCGGTAAGGAACATCCGTTAGCACAGCAGCCTTCGATGACCTTTGAAGAATTTTTCGCTCAAGAGCTGATCATGTTCAAGTCGGGTTATTTTCACCGTGACTTTATCGACGCAACGTGTAAAAAATACAACCTAGACATGACCATCGCATTCGAAACCAACTTGCTCCCGATGATTCTTTCTATCGTGAAGCGAGAGTTTGCCATCACTGCGCTGCTTAGCTTGGTGACAGAATATGAGGAAGACGTAGTAGGCGTGCCATTTAAAGACCCTGTGAAGCTGAACCTATCTTTGGCGTGGAGAAAGGAAGGATATCTGTCCAAGGCAGACCGAACCTTTATTGATTTCGTTAAGCGGTATGTGTAG
- the pilW gene encoding type IV pilus biogenesis/stability protein PilW, producing MPAKPLLSKPFSLSRPLSLSSMVLLASLSLVGCVSVTEGPPKIESDPIAMSESRIELGLGYMGQGNMVRARENLELAIRHAPSYYRARLSMAHYYEQVGEVDEARSTYRKALSLDSRNGNVLNNYGTFLCKQGEYEQADKYFNRAIDQPYYYLVSASYENAAFCAFKAGNTDQAKYYFSRAIDHDPNRVKSILQLSKIEVSDADYNDARLRLFKFHQRYGYQIPSLEILVDLENKAGNSALEQKYQSKLDELLSA from the coding sequence ATGCCTGCCAAGCCGTTATTATCTAAACCCTTTTCGTTATCCCGTCCCCTTTCGTTATCAAGTATGGTACTACTCGCTTCGCTTTCATTAGTCGGTTGCGTCTCTGTCACTGAAGGTCCACCAAAGATTGAAAGTGATCCTATCGCGATGTCTGAATCTCGAATTGAATTAGGCTTAGGCTACATGGGACAAGGCAATATGGTCAGAGCGCGTGAAAATCTCGAGCTCGCAATTAGACACGCACCTAGTTACTACCGTGCTAGGCTTTCAATGGCGCATTACTACGAACAAGTGGGCGAAGTAGACGAAGCAAGATCTACTTATCGAAAGGCATTGAGTCTAGATTCTAGAAACGGCAATGTATTGAACAACTACGGTACATTTTTGTGTAAACAGGGTGAATACGAACAAGCCGATAAGTACTTCAATCGCGCCATCGACCAGCCCTACTACTATCTCGTCTCAGCAAGTTATGAAAACGCGGCGTTTTGTGCATTTAAGGCTGGTAATACCGACCAAGCAAAATACTACTTCAGCAGAGCGATTGACCATGACCCAAACCGCGTAAAATCGATACTACAGTTATCAAAAATCGAAGTGAGTGACGCCGATTACAATGACGCTCGACTTCGTTTATTCAAATTCCACCAGCGTTATGGCTATCAAATTCCATCGCTTGAAATCTTGGTCGATCTCGAAAATAAAGCGGGTAATAGTGCTCTAGAGCAGAAGTATCAGAGTAAATTAGATGAATTGCTTTCTGCTTAA
- a CDS encoding diguanylate cyclase, with the protein MNQASESEIVIRRLYQITNDYRKGFDIQIAQLLIMGLERFNLDIGILSKVDGNAYVVEHCVTPDGVELNSGDTFDYRSTYCEITCKSIGPICIEHCGKHDKYAKHPAYQSFGLESYIGVPIFVNDELYGTLNFSSPAPYHREFKEFDVDVMRLMASWIEVELVRRQQERKLKELNEKLEYQAMYDPLTHLPNRRCLFKTLNAEVEQLKGSLGKGTLAVVDIDFFKQVNDTYGHQMGDVVLKKVANVLSNNTQEGEFVARFGGEEFILWYPNKNPSCVEDKFMTLLQEMKKITLDRKPVTISIGACHFELSTGDTKGERMSALDKLIKVADECLYIAKQNGRDQFISRPYHQERSGI; encoded by the coding sequence ATGAATCAAGCTAGTGAAAGTGAAATTGTTATACGCCGCTTGTATCAAATCACCAATGATTATCGAAAGGGCTTCGATATTCAAATCGCTCAGCTACTTATTATGGGGCTTGAACGCTTCAACCTTGATATTGGTATCTTATCGAAAGTCGATGGTAATGCTTATGTTGTTGAACATTGTGTTACGCCTGACGGGGTAGAGCTCAATAGCGGTGACACCTTCGATTATCGTTCAACCTATTGTGAAATTACTTGTAAATCGATTGGACCTATCTGCATAGAGCATTGTGGCAAACACGATAAGTATGCGAAGCATCCTGCTTACCAGTCTTTTGGTTTGGAGTCTTATATTGGGGTACCCATTTTTGTTAATGATGAGCTTTATGGCACCTTAAATTTTTCAAGCCCGGCACCTTACCATCGCGAGTTCAAAGAGTTCGATGTCGACGTGATGAGGCTAATGGCGTCATGGATAGAAGTGGAACTGGTTAGAAGGCAGCAAGAGCGAAAACTCAAAGAACTGAATGAGAAGTTAGAGTACCAAGCTATGTACGATCCTTTGACACACCTGCCGAATCGACGTTGCTTGTTTAAAACGTTGAACGCAGAAGTGGAACAGTTAAAAGGATCTTTAGGAAAGGGAACCTTGGCGGTTGTCGACATCGACTTCTTTAAACAGGTCAACGACACTTATGGCCACCAAATGGGTGATGTTGTATTAAAGAAAGTGGCGAACGTGCTGAGTAATAACACTCAAGAAGGTGAGTTTGTGGCACGTTTTGGTGGTGAAGAGTTCATTCTTTGGTATCCAAATAAAAACCCAAGTTGTGTTGAAGATAAGTTCATGACTCTTTTGCAAGAGATGAAGAAAATCACGCTTGATAGAAAGCCTGTCACTATATCAATCGGTGCGTGTCATTTTGAGTTGAGTACAGGTGATACCAAAGGGGAAAGGATGTCGGCGTTAGATAAACTAATCAAAGTTGCCGATGAATGTCTGTACATTGCGAAACAGAATGGACGAGATCAGTTCATTTCTCGTCCATATCATCAAGAGCGCTCAGGAATATGA
- a CDS encoding DUF1415 domain-containing protein — translation MSNTQSTDLQTIHDQVKQWLDDVVIGLNLCPFAAKPQRNKQIKIFVSEAETEEVLLEDIMTHFVELDNTPVAELETTLVVVPNMLQDFFDYNMFIDWIEALIKQEDWEGTYQVATFHPDYCFGGADPEDDENLTNRSPYPVYHLIREASMEKVLKHYPNPEAIPDTNIARVESLTPEERRKLFPYLFS, via the coding sequence ATGTCGAACACTCAAAGCACAGATCTTCAAACCATCCACGACCAAGTAAAACAGTGGTTAGACGATGTCGTTATTGGCCTAAACCTGTGTCCATTCGCAGCTAAGCCACAACGTAATAAGCAAATTAAGATCTTTGTGAGCGAAGCAGAAACCGAAGAAGTGTTACTAGAAGACATCATGACGCATTTTGTTGAGTTAGATAACACACCGGTTGCCGAGTTAGAGACAACTTTGGTGGTTGTTCCTAACATGCTGCAAGATTTTTTCGACTACAACATGTTCATTGATTGGATTGAAGCCCTGATCAAACAAGAAGATTGGGAAGGCACTTATCAAGTGGCCACCTTTCATCCAGACTACTGTTTTGGTGGCGCAGACCCAGAAGACGATGAGAACCTAACGAATCGCTCTCCTTATCCGGTTTACCATTTGATTCGTGAAGCAAGTATGGAAAAAGTATTAAAGCACTACCCTAATCCCGAAGCGATTCCTGATACCAACATCGCGAGAGTTGAGTCTTTAACGCCAGAAGAACGCCGTAAACTGTTCCCTTACTTGTTTAGCTAA
- a CDS encoding glutaredoxin family protein: MKRVVLYVADKCPHCKDAQRYLDSKKIVYRLTNAKMQRGRKELQAMGARSIPVLKIGDQVMVGWNQKNFDKMYNSKNT, from the coding sequence ATGAAACGTGTTGTATTGTACGTCGCAGACAAATGCCCGCACTGTAAAGATGCCCAGCGCTATTTGGACTCTAAGAAAATTGTTTACCGCCTGACGAATGCAAAAATGCAGCGTGGCCGCAAAGAATTACAAGCGATGGGTGCTCGTTCTATCCCCGTGCTTAAGATCGGCGATCAAGTGATGGTCGGTTGGAATCAGAAGAACTTCGATAAGATGTATAACTCAAAGAACACTTAA
- a CDS encoding MAPEG family protein, whose protein sequence is MGGEGFMELTSKQVGVFKGMALAMLTAIVAIWAAIVLDPFNYAQASMLEDRVTVLGLSLILPTLMLIVSIGRLAKYRFFSPEDIDGSGLTSGTKRAIILQSMLQNTLEQLVIAVGVYTAWCLLMPYAWLSAGLVCSVLFFMGRIFFFKGYSHGAPARAFGFALTFYSTVVLCLVLVVTQVISL, encoded by the coding sequence ATGGGTGGCGAGGGTTTTATGGAACTAACCAGTAAGCAAGTTGGAGTCTTTAAAGGAATGGCGTTGGCTATGTTAACCGCCATTGTTGCAATCTGGGCAGCGATCGTTTTAGACCCCTTCAATTACGCCCAAGCCAGTATGCTAGAAGATAGGGTGACAGTTTTAGGGCTTTCTCTGATACTGCCGACCTTGATGTTAATCGTCTCTATTGGGCGTTTAGCCAAGTATCGGTTCTTCAGCCCAGAAGATATCGATGGCAGTGGGTTAACGTCCGGCACAAAGCGAGCCATCATTTTGCAAAGCATGCTTCAAAATACCTTAGAGCAATTAGTTATCGCAGTCGGTGTGTATACGGCGTGGTGTTTGTTGATGCCCTACGCTTGGTTATCGGCGGGACTCGTGTGTTCAGTGTTGTTTTTTATGGGGCGTATCTTCTTTTTCAAAGGCTACAGTCATGGAGCACCGGCAAGGGCTTTTGGTTTTGCATTAACCTTCTATTCAACGGTCGTGCTGTGCTTAGTATTGGTGGTTACTCAAGTTATATCTCTTTAA
- the rlmF gene encoding 23S rRNA (adenine(1618)-N(6))-methyltransferase RlmF: MSQSQNRTTLSLSKNSTSSAKIKDNQADVKPSTAKPSSDKRISTKNTSDKSRNNSAPKGAGNNKAKRPFAKDSQGKQSANKGSANKGSFNKTAFNKNAAQKRRSAEKPQGGLHPRNQHTGRYDFELLVSALPELKEHLIKNPMGEDTINFSDPLAVKLLNKALLAHHYGVKHWDIPAGYLCPPIPGRADYIHRVADILNSDGQGEPYNHASVKALDIGVGANCIYPIIGATEYKWRCTGTDVDSVSIKTANFIAGSNPNLKGKIRARLQADSESIFKGVIKDNERYDVTICNPPFHSSLEEAEKGSQRKLDNLAANRAKKAGQSFKPETNKKSVKLDKSTKQEKPTLNFGGQKSELWCPGGEAAFIMKMARESQLFATQVLWFTTLISKKDNVDMVRSELGKLRAKQVKVVEMSQGQKVSRFIAWTFMDDEQRQEWIALK; encoded by the coding sequence ATGAGCCAATCACAAAATAGAACTACGTTAAGCCTGTCGAAAAACAGCACTTCATCAGCAAAAATAAAAGACAATCAAGCTGATGTTAAGCCAAGTACAGCTAAGCCGAGCAGCGACAAGCGTATTTCTACCAAGAACACATCGGATAAAAGCCGCAATAACAGTGCACCGAAAGGCGCTGGTAATAACAAAGCAAAGCGACCTTTTGCAAAAGATAGCCAAGGTAAGCAGAGTGCGAATAAAGGATCAGCGAATAAGGGGTCTTTCAACAAAACGGCTTTTAATAAAAACGCAGCCCAAAAAAGACGTTCGGCTGAAAAACCTCAAGGTGGTTTGCACCCAAGAAATCAGCACACTGGTCGCTATGACTTCGAGTTATTGGTTTCCGCGTTGCCTGAGCTAAAAGAGCACCTGATCAAGAACCCAATGGGCGAAGACACCATTAATTTCTCTGATCCACTAGCCGTTAAGCTACTCAACAAAGCTTTGTTGGCGCATCATTATGGCGTTAAACATTGGGATATTCCCGCTGGTTACTTGTGTCCGCCAATTCCTGGTCGTGCAGACTACATTCACAGAGTGGCCGACATTCTTAATAGTGATGGCCAAGGTGAACCTTATAATCATGCTTCTGTGAAAGCATTGGATATTGGTGTTGGTGCAAACTGTATTTATCCAATTATTGGTGCGACAGAGTATAAGTGGCGCTGCACGGGAACTGATGTCGATTCAGTCTCTATCAAAACAGCGAACTTCATTGCGGGAAGTAACCCTAATCTAAAAGGTAAGATTCGCGCTCGCCTACAAGCCGACTCTGAATCTATCTTTAAGGGCGTGATTAAAGATAATGAACGTTACGATGTCACAATTTGTAACCCTCCATTCCATAGCTCTTTAGAAGAAGCGGAAAAGGGTTCACAACGTAAGCTGGATAACCTAGCGGCAAACCGTGCTAAGAAAGCCGGTCAGTCGTTCAAGCCAGAAACGAACAAGAAGTCAGTTAAGTTAGATAAATCAACTAAGCAAGAGAAACCAACCTTAAACTTTGGTGGCCAAAAGTCTGAACTTTGGTGTCCGGGTGGTGAAGCCGCTTTCATTATGAAGATGGCGAGAGAGAGTCAACTTTTTGCTACTCAAGTCTTGTGGTTTACGACATTGATTTCTAAGAAAGACAACGTCGATATGGTTCGCTCTGAGCTAGGTAAGCTACGAGCTAAACAAGTGAAAGTGGTCGAGATGTCGCAAGGCCAGAAGGTGAGTCGCTTTATCGCATGGACCTTTATGGACGATGAGCAAAGACAAGAGTGGATTGCGCTTAAATAG
- a CDS encoding M48 family metallopeptidase: MHPSLRYIQGYPKHILDPVTQLVESGKLVPWFEARYPKNHEIKSEKALFDYAIEIKNRYMKKTLPISKVIYDGKIHLINNALGLHSYVAKNHGGKIKSKNEIRIASVFKNAPEPLLRMLVVHELAHIKEKEHDKAFYQLCCHMEPEYHQLELDARLFMMYLDLKK; the protein is encoded by the coding sequence ATGCATCCTTCTTTACGCTATATTCAAGGCTATCCTAAGCACATTCTTGATCCTGTGACTCAACTTGTTGAGTCGGGTAAATTGGTGCCGTGGTTTGAAGCTCGCTACCCAAAGAATCATGAAATCAAAAGCGAGAAAGCCCTGTTTGACTATGCGATTGAGATAAAAAATCGCTACATGAAAAAAACACTACCGATCAGCAAGGTGATTTACGACGGCAAGATACACCTAATCAATAATGCGTTGGGTCTTCATTCTTACGTTGCGAAGAATCACGGTGGAAAGATCAAATCAAAGAATGAAATTCGTATCGCCAGTGTTTTTAAAAATGCACCAGAACCTTTGCTGAGAATGCTGGTGGTACATGAACTGGCGCATATCAAAGAGAAAGAGCACGACAAAGCCTTTTACCAACTATGCTGTCACATGGAACCGGAATATCATCAACTTGAGTTGGATGCCCGTTTATTCATGATGTATTTAGATTTAAAGAAGTAG
- a CDS encoding GNAT family N-acetyltransferase: MSIIVRRSEPSDAKGIKEVYECTNAYTGTLQLPNPSLESWQKRISNMPDNVYSYVALIDDEIVGNLGMEVCVNPRRRHVASFGMGVKDDVLGRGVGSQLLATAIDLCDNWINIKRMELTVYTDNERAISLYKKFGFVIEGESAGFAFRNGEYVAAYHMARLV, encoded by the coding sequence ATGAGTATTATAGTAAGACGGTCTGAACCGTCGGATGCAAAGGGAATCAAAGAAGTTTACGAATGCACTAATGCTTATACCGGTACGCTGCAACTCCCAAATCCATCTCTGGAAAGCTGGCAGAAACGAATCTCTAATATGCCCGACAACGTGTACTCGTATGTAGCGTTAATCGACGATGAGATTGTTGGCAACTTGGGAATGGAAGTGTGTGTGAACCCAAGAAGACGACATGTCGCTTCATTTGGTATGGGTGTTAAAGACGATGTGTTAGGTAGAGGCGTTGGTAGTCAACTGCTCGCGACCGCGATCGACTTGTGTGATAACTGGATTAACATCAAGCGAATGGAGCTCACGGTATATACCGATAACGAAAGAGCGATTAGCCTGTATAAGAAGTTCGGTTTCGTGATTGAAGGAGAGTCTGCAGGGTTCGCTTTTAGAAATGGCGAATATGTGGCGGCTTATCACATGGCGCGACTGGTATAA
- a CDS encoding nucleoside triphosphate pyrophosphohydrolase family protein, whose amino-acid sequence MNLSQLSQEIYDHLYRDIEEFRSTFDLPVAAPETMDEKGDTLHTSLAIEELTELAEADSKIEQADAIVDSVYVLMGRLVHLGQAKVEDNLAISYLIDLLLNVSKNRSIDFLPCWDEVHSSNMSKVCRNETEYAETEAFYAEQNIKLMAVQKGEYIIAKCAEDFVSEGKTVRQGKVLKSVHYRPANLEPLTA is encoded by the coding sequence ATGAACCTTTCTCAACTAAGCCAAGAAATCTACGATCACCTTTACCGCGACATTGAAGAGTTCCGCAGTACTTTTGATCTGCCTGTTGCTGCTCCTGAAACAATGGACGAAAAAGGCGATACGCTACATACCTCTCTAGCGATCGAAGAACTGACAGAACTTGCAGAAGCTGACTCTAAAATCGAACAAGCGGACGCTATTGTAGACAGCGTTTATGTTTTGATGGGACGCTTGGTTCACCTTGGTCAAGCTAAGGTAGAAGACAACCTAGCAATCAGCTACCTGATCGACCTACTGTTGAATGTTTCTAAAAACCGTTCAATTGACTTTCTGCCTTGCTGGGATGAAGTACACTCAAGCAACATGAGCAAAGTATGTCGCAACGAAACAGAATACGCTGAAACAGAAGCTTTCTATGCTGAGCAGAACATCAAGCTGATGGCGGTTCAAAAAGGCGAATACATCATCGCTAAGTGTGCGGAAGATTTCGTATCTGAAGGCAAGACTGTTCGCCAAGGTAAAGTACTAAAGTCAGTACACTACCGCCCTGCGAACCTTGAGCCACTAACGGCTTAA
- a CDS encoding MFS transporter, with the protein MFDKGSPQYKRITQSLAIGSFIIFCNLYLFQPILPHMAEHFQVSETQINWLFAATTLGLSISLVPWAIASETFGRKPIILFSLFAIPLIGLSMVFTTTLLQLVIARAFMGIAVAAFAGVAVAYMVEELSPKAFAVAIGGYIAANSLGGIFGRVLGGLITDYFDWHATVLFFVVGSLLGALYIAYSLPDQQNFKPQKGLFFHHNRSVVTHLKNRTLWLAMLIGGANFALFVNLYSVMGFRLVSDPHSVPVGLASLIFLCYLAGTVSSKLSNKWTLRFDPLNGIMMGVCISLIGMLVSAVDKVPFMLAGLLLISGGAFFAHTLAYSWVSQKAPSAKATATALYLVHYYIGGSLGGFLLLYCWQLFGWNGVIAGGSIFYVAIFAWVYQLKQLQVSTSKLAQA; encoded by the coding sequence ATGTTTGATAAAGGCAGTCCTCAATACAAACGCATCACCCAATCATTGGCAATTGGCTCGTTTATCATTTTCTGTAACCTTTACCTCTTCCAGCCAATCTTGCCGCACATGGCGGAGCACTTCCAAGTATCGGAAACTCAGATCAACTGGCTGTTTGCCGCGACAACACTTGGGCTTTCCATCAGCTTGGTGCCTTGGGCAATCGCTTCTGAAACCTTTGGCCGAAAACCCATCATTCTGTTCAGCTTATTTGCTATCCCGCTAATCGGACTGAGCATGGTGTTCACAACTACCCTACTACAGCTTGTTATTGCCAGAGCATTCATGGGAATAGCGGTTGCTGCTTTTGCAGGTGTGGCTGTTGCCTACATGGTCGAAGAGTTATCACCGAAAGCATTCGCAGTCGCGATAGGCGGTTATATTGCGGCTAACTCATTAGGTGGCATCTTCGGGCGTGTATTGGGCGGCTTGATTACGGATTATTTTGACTGGCACGCAACGGTTTTGTTTTTCGTTGTCGGCTCTTTGCTTGGCGCACTCTATATTGCGTATAGCCTGCCTGACCAACAAAACTTCAAACCGCAGAAAGGGCTGTTCTTTCATCATAATCGCTCGGTAGTGACGCACTTAAAAAACCGTACCTTATGGCTCGCGATGTTGATTGGTGGCGCTAACTTCGCCCTGTTCGTTAACCTGTATTCGGTCATGGGCTTTAGGTTGGTCTCTGATCCTCACTCAGTGCCAGTGGGTTTAGCATCGCTTATATTCCTATGTTACTTGGCCGGAACAGTGAGTTCTAAGCTCTCCAACAAATGGACGCTTCGCTTTGATCCGCTAAACGGTATCATGATGGGCGTGTGCATTAGCTTAATCGGTATGTTAGTTTCTGCGGTCGATAAAGTCCCGTTCATGTTGGCAGGCTTGTTATTGATTAGCGGCGGCGCCTTCTTCGCCCACACCCTTGCTTACTCTTGGGTGAGTCAAAAAGCGCCGAGCGCGAAAGCGACAGCAACGGCACTTTACTTAGTCCATTACTATATAGGCGGAAGCTTAGGTGGCTTCTTACTTTTGTATTGCTGGCAACTGTTTGGTTGGAATGGCGTGATTGCAGGCGGCTCTATCTTCTATGTCGCGATATTTGCATGGGTCTACCAGTTGAAACAACTACAAGTATCTACATCCAAACTCGCACAAGCATAA